From one Formosa sediminum genomic stretch:
- a CDS encoding peptidase domain-containing ABC transporter, which yields MESKTLTPWRRFIGLLKLERKDIYQIAYYAVFEGIVGLSLPLGIQAIINLLQGAQTSASLYVLIILVTSGVAFSGALRLMQMRIIETIQQRIFTRASFDLSYRFPKIKMSELRNYYLPELANRFFDTLTIQKGLSKILIDVPSALLQIILALVLLSFYHPFFMVFGLLLLLLIYVVFKYTAEKGLDTSLVESKYKYSVAHWLQEISRTVISFKISGRTNLGLKKTDSLVNNYLNARENHFKILMLQFIQMISFKVLVTAGLLIIGGLLVLDQRMNIGQFVAAEIVILLIISSVEKLLLGLESFYDVLTSIEKLGQVVDKPLEAQHGESINQNGELKIELANVSYKLPEQNKPILNNLSFTINQKDRIWIKGESGSGKSSLIQMISGILEPTSGHIYINNLSLESLFLNEYRAHLGLSLSDESPFEGTIKENVTFGNPNISNDTIYEIFEELRLTEFLKQQPKGLSTILKPEGKQVPYTVIRKILIARALVKQPKILIFEDPLDHFPKDEAERIIKLLTDRSRPWSLIIVSNSEHWKDTCNKQITLKNGNIINEF from the coding sequence ATGGAAAGTAAAACATTAACGCCATGGAGGCGTTTTATAGGACTTTTAAAATTAGAGCGTAAAGACATTTATCAAATTGCATATTATGCAGTTTTTGAAGGTATTGTCGGACTATCGTTACCATTAGGTATACAAGCCATAATTAACCTATTGCAAGGGGCACAAACTTCTGCATCTTTGTACGTTTTAATTATTTTGGTTACTTCTGGAGTTGCATTTTCAGGTGCATTAAGGCTAATGCAAATGCGAATTATTGAAACCATACAACAACGTATTTTTACTAGAGCTTCTTTTGATTTAAGTTATCGTTTCCCTAAAATTAAAATGAGCGAATTGCGCAATTACTATTTACCAGAATTAGCTAACCGTTTTTTTGATACGCTTACAATACAAAAAGGATTATCTAAAATTTTAATTGATGTCCCTTCTGCCCTATTACAAATAATTCTTGCTTTAGTCTTACTTTCCTTTTACCATCCCTTTTTTATGGTGTTTGGGTTGTTGTTATTGCTTTTAATTTATGTTGTATTTAAATATACCGCAGAAAAAGGTTTAGATACCAGTTTGGTAGAATCTAAATACAAGTATAGCGTAGCACACTGGTTACAAGAAATTTCTAGAACTGTGATAAGTTTTAAAATTTCTGGACGCACTAATTTAGGTTTAAAAAAAACAGACTCCTTAGTAAACAATTACTTAAATGCACGTGAAAATCACTTTAAGATCTTAATGCTGCAATTTATTCAAATGATAAGTTTTAAAGTTTTAGTGACAGCAGGCTTATTAATAATTGGAGGACTTTTAGTGTTAGACCAACGTATGAATATTGGTCAGTTTGTTGCTGCCGAAATCGTAATTCTTTTAATTATTAGTTCGGTAGAAAAGCTACTTTTAGGTTTAGAATCTTTTTACGATGTATTAACGTCTATTGAAAAACTTGGTCAAGTTGTAGATAAACCATTAGAAGCACAACATGGCGAATCTATAAATCAAAATGGCGAATTAAAAATTGAATTAGCTAATGTGTCTTATAAATTACCAGAACAAAATAAACCAATTTTAAACAATTTATCTTTTACCATAAACCAGAAAGATAGAATCTGGATTAAAGGTGAAAGTGGTTCTGGAAAATCGAGTTTAATACAAATGATTTCTGGAATTTTAGAACCTACATCAGGACACATATATATTAACAATTTGTCATTAGAAAGTTTATTTTTAAATGAATATCGTGCACATTTAGGTTTATCTCTATCAGATGAATCTCCATTTGAAGGTACCATTAAAGAAAATGTTACATTTGGAAACCCTAACATCTCTAACGACACGATTTATGAGATTTTTGAGGAACTACGTTTAACAGAATTCTTAAAGCAACAACCTAAAGGTCTGAGCACAATTTTAAAGCCAGAAGGAAAACAAGTACCATACACCGTTATTCGAAAAATACTTATTGCGAGAGCTTTAGTAAAACAGCCTAAAATATTAATTTTCGAAGATCCTCTAGATCATTTCCCTAAAGATGAAGCGGAACGCATTATTAAACTACTAACAGACCGTTCACGCCCGTGGAGTTTAATTATTGTAAGCAATAGCGAACACTGGAAAGACACTTGTAATAAACAAATTACACTTAAAAATGGAAATATAATCAACGAATTCTAA
- a CDS encoding SDR family oxidoreductase produces MENVLVVGATGTTGHIIVNYLKTSADFEPVAMVRTNEQEEGFSNNNIRTVFGDLEKDVTKTVEGIDRVIFAAGSGGKKVEAVDQDGAIKMIQASEAANIKKFVMLSSMGADQPEQSETLQDYLKAKHNADEYLKKSTLNYSIVRPGTLNNKDGQGTIELAKHLSKRGEITRDDVAQTLIQALRDNAANSSTFEILQGQTPIEEAIHTL; encoded by the coding sequence ATGGAAAACGTATTAGTAGTTGGTGCCACAGGTACCACAGGACATATAATAGTAAATTATTTAAAAACCTCAGCAGATTTTGAACCTGTAGCAATGGTGAGAACAAATGAGCAGGAAGAGGGGTTTAGCAATAATAACATTAGAACAGTATTTGGCGATTTAGAAAAAGACGTCACCAAAACAGTTGAAGGTATAGATAGAGTCATTTTTGCAGCAGGATCAGGCGGAAAAAAAGTTGAAGCCGTAGATCAGGATGGTGCTATAAAAATGATTCAAGCTTCTGAAGCTGCAAATATTAAAAAGTTTGTCATGTTAAGTTCTATGGGAGCAGATCAACCGGAACAAAGTGAAACCCTTCAAGACTATTTGAAAGCAAAACACAATGCCGATGAATACTTGAAAAAATCTACACTTAATTATTCTATAGTTAGACCCGGAACGCTTAATAATAAAGATGGGCAAGGCACTATTGAATTAGCAAAACATTTATCTAAACGTGGCGAAATTACACGCGATGATGTTGCTCAAACTCTTATTCAAGCCTTAAGAGACAATGCTGCAAATTCATCGACTTTTGAAATCTTACAAGGGCAAACTCCTATTGAAGAAGCCATCCATACGTTATAA
- a CDS encoding HlyD family secretion protein — MLNISNNHVSEQFDITKYKSGEHIFGIRYHRVLKKLLLGFFGIIAIIMLLPWTQSISSSGTVTTIKPEQRPQTLQSQIPGRIEEWFVQEGDFVKKGDTILRISEVKSEYFDNQLTERTGNQISAKTSSVEAYKNKVDALRNQLSALKQERVLKLEQAKNKLIQSQLKVTSDSIDLEAAKINTDIAKTQYERTIELQKEGLKAVKDVEDKYSKLQESQAKLVSLQNKFLSSKNEAINSQLAISTINATYNDKFAKSQSDLYTAQSTGYNAEVEVSKLESSLANYTKRSSLLYVTAPLDGYINKALKSGVGETLKEGEQLVNIMPADYELAVEMFVRPIDLPLLHKGEKVRVQFDGWPAIVFSGWPNVSYGTYGATIIVIENFISANGMYRVLVKPDENDVEWPEAIRVGSGAHTIALLENVPIWYELWRQINSFPPNFYQPAGASDSSKDKKG; from the coding sequence ATGTTAAACATATCTAATAATCACGTTTCAGAACAATTCGACATTACAAAATATAAGTCGGGTGAGCATATATTTGGCATTCGGTATCATAGAGTTTTAAAAAAACTACTTCTAGGATTTTTTGGTATAATAGCCATTATTATGCTTTTACCATGGACACAAAGTATTTCTAGTTCAGGAACAGTAACAACTATAAAACCAGAACAAAGACCACAAACACTACAATCGCAAATACCAGGTCGGATTGAAGAATGGTTTGTACAAGAAGGTGATTTTGTAAAAAAAGGAGATACAATACTTCGTATTTCTGAAGTGAAAAGTGAATATTTTGACAATCAACTTACAGAACGTACTGGAAATCAAATTTCAGCAAAAACGTCATCAGTTGAAGCCTATAAAAATAAAGTTGATGCTTTAAGAAATCAGCTCTCCGCATTAAAACAAGAACGTGTTTTAAAATTAGAGCAAGCAAAAAATAAACTTATTCAGTCTCAGTTAAAAGTAACATCAGACAGTATAGATTTAGAAGCTGCAAAAATTAATACAGACATTGCAAAAACACAGTATGAGCGTACTATAGAACTACAAAAAGAAGGTTTAAAAGCTGTTAAAGATGTAGAAGATAAATATTCAAAATTACAAGAATCACAAGCTAAATTAGTGTCTTTACAAAATAAGTTTTTAAGTTCTAAGAATGAAGCCATAAACAGTCAATTAGCAATTTCTACAATAAATGCTACTTATAACGATAAGTTTGCAAAATCCCAAAGCGATTTATATACCGCTCAATCTACAGGTTATAATGCAGAAGTAGAAGTCTCTAAGTTAGAAAGTAGCTTAGCAAATTATACTAAACGAAGTAGTTTGTTATATGTAACAGCTCCTTTAGATGGTTACATAAATAAAGCCTTAAAATCGGGTGTGGGAGAAACCTTAAAAGAAGGAGAACAATTGGTTAATATAATGCCAGCAGATTACGAATTGGCGGTAGAAATGTTTGTACGACCAATAGATTTACCACTATTACATAAAGGTGAAAAAGTACGCGTACAGTTTGATGGTTGGCCAGCCATAGTATTTAGCGGATGGCCTAATGTCTCTTACGGAACTTATGGCGCAACCATAATAGTAATTGAAAACTTTATAAGTGCCAATGGTATGTATCGTGTGTTAGTTAAACCTGATGAAAACGACGTAGAATGGCCAGAAGCTATTCGTGTAGGGTCTGGAGCACACACTATAGCTTTATTAGAAAATGTACCAATTTGGTATGAATTATGGAGACAAATAAACAGCTTCCCTCCTAACTTCTATCAACCTGCTGGAGCATCAGATTCTTCAAAAGATAAAAAAGGATAA
- a CDS encoding redoxin domain-containing protein has product MIKPRTETPDLSINLVNGTTWTLSEQHPEHFTMLVVYRGKHCPVCKTYLETIQKHIEDFKSKGVNVIAISSDTKEIAEATYNDWAIDDVPLGYNFSIDEARSWGLFISKGIKDEPDTFIEPGLFLIRPDRTLYAESIQSMPFARPEIKAILGSIDFVVNKEYPARGEA; this is encoded by the coding sequence ATGATTAAACCAAGAACAGAAACACCAGATCTTTCTATAAATTTAGTAAACGGAACCACATGGACACTTAGTGAACAACATCCAGAACATTTTACAATGCTTGTTGTGTATAGAGGTAAACATTGTCCGGTATGTAAAACTTACTTAGAAACAATACAAAAACATATTGAAGATTTTAAATCTAAAGGCGTTAATGTTATTGCAATAAGCTCTGACACTAAGGAAATTGCCGAAGCAACATATAATGATTGGGCTATTGACGATGTGCCTTTAGGGTATAATTTCTCTATAGATGAAGCGCGATCTTGGGGATTGTTTATTTCTAAAGGTATTAAAGATGAACCTGATACATTTATAGAGCCAGGATTATTTTTAATACGCCCAGACCGTACTTTGTATGCCGAATCTATACAATCTATGCCATTTGCTAGACCAGAAATTAAAGCAATACTTGGATCTATAGATTTTGTAGTAAATAAAGAATATCCTGCCAGAGGTGAAGCCTAA
- a CDS encoding adenylosuccinate synthetase: MSHLLYPLLAQLPLGTPNPDDNKPLDFTDPFDVIVFIILPILIVVLYIIWKKKKNQNK; the protein is encoded by the coding sequence ATGTCACATTTACTATATCCTTTACTTGCACAGTTACCATTAGGAACACCTAATCCGGACGATAATAAACCATTAGATTTTACAGATCCGTTTGATGTAATTGTTTTTATTATTTTACCCATATTAATTGTAGTGCTTTATATTATTTGGAAAAAGAAGAAAAACCAAAACAAATAG
- a CDS encoding nucleoside deaminase translates to MCKEKFMKEAVDAALKGMNNNEGGPFGCVVVKDGKIVGRGNNKVTSTNDPTAHAEVTAIRDACKNLNTFQLDGCEIYTSCEPCPMCLGAIYWARPDKVYYGSNQEDAANIGFDDAFIYKEIPLPYEKRSIPFIQLERDMALAPFKAWSIKDNKTVY, encoded by the coding sequence ATGTGTAAGGAAAAATTTATGAAGGAAGCTGTAGATGCAGCTTTAAAAGGAATGAACAATAATGAAGGTGGTCCATTTGGGTGTGTGGTAGTTAAGGATGGTAAAATTGTTGGACGTGGTAATAATAAAGTGACTTCTACTAACGATCCTACAGCACATGCAGAAGTAACTGCAATTAGAGATGCGTGTAAAAATCTAAATACTTTTCAATTAGATGGCTGTGAAATTTATACTTCTTGCGAACCTTGTCCAATGTGTTTAGGTGCTATTTATTGGGCACGTCCAGATAAAGTGTATTATGGAAGTAATCAAGAGGATGCTGCCAACATTGGTTTTGATGATGCATTTATTTATAAAGAAATTCCGTTACCTTACGAGAAACGTAGTATTCCATTTATTCAGTTGGAACGAGACATGGCATTAGCCCCTTTTAAAGCATGGTCTATTAAAGATAATAAAACGGTTTATTAA
- a CDS encoding alkene reductase, translating into MSQEHLFTPYNKNIKLRNRIVMAPMTRSRADNEAKAPTDELHGLYYEQRASAGLIITEGSQVSKQAVGYINTPGIYSDEQVEGWKKVTKRVHDQGGTIFIQLWHVGRISHPDFHDGELPVSASAINPNTQSFTPEGFKDTVTPKAMTIEEIKQTVKDFQNAAANAVKAGFDGVEIHSSNGYLFQQFFNACSNTRTDDYGGSIENRARFFFEVLDAIKEVIPQERIGARFNPSAHGLFGITVDEETIPTFEYIIKKLNDYNLAYVHLSEPFTDVTDVPFAVTEIAKHFRPLYNGTLIINNAFDKEKGNKVLEDGDADLVAYGKLYISNPDLVERFQNNLELADWDKDTFYVPGKKGYTDYPNATK; encoded by the coding sequence ATGAGTCAAGAACACCTTTTTACACCTTACAATAAGAATATAAAACTTAGAAATAGAATTGTTATGGCACCCATGACGCGTAGTCGTGCCGATAATGAAGCAAAAGCGCCAACAGACGAGTTGCACGGCTTGTATTATGAACAACGCGCTTCTGCAGGTTTAATAATTACTGAAGGGTCGCAAGTATCTAAACAAGCTGTTGGATATATAAATACACCAGGAATTTATTCTGATGAACAAGTTGAAGGTTGGAAAAAAGTAACCAAACGCGTTCATGATCAGGGAGGTACCATTTTTATTCAATTATGGCATGTGGGACGTATTTCGCATCCCGATTTTCATGATGGCGAATTACCTGTTTCGGCATCAGCTATAAATCCTAATACTCAATCTTTTACTCCTGAGGGCTTTAAAGACACTGTTACCCCTAAAGCGATGACTATTGAAGAGATTAAACAAACCGTTAAAGATTTTCAAAATGCAGCTGCAAATGCTGTTAAAGCGGGGTTTGATGGCGTAGAAATTCACTCTTCTAACGGCTATTTATTTCAACAGTTTTTCAATGCATGTTCTAATACAAGAACAGATGATTATGGAGGAAGTATTGAAAATAGAGCCCGTTTCTTTTTTGAGGTTTTAGATGCTATAAAAGAAGTAATACCGCAAGAGCGTATTGGCGCACGCTTTAATCCATCTGCACATGGCCTTTTCGGAATTACTGTGGATGAGGAAACAATCCCAACATTTGAATATATAATTAAAAAATTAAACGATTATAATTTAGCATACGTGCATTTGTCAGAACCATTTACAGATGTTACCGATGTTCCGTTTGCTGTTACAGAAATCGCAAAACACTTCCGTCCGTTATACAATGGAACCTTAATTATTAATAACGCGTTTGATAAAGAGAAAGGTAATAAAGTTTTAGAAGATGGTGATGCTGATTTAGTTGCATACGGAAAATTATACATCTCTAATCCTGATTTGGTAGAGCGTTTTCAAAATAATTTAGAATTGGCAGATTGGGATAAAGATACTTTTTATGTGCCCGGAAAAAAAGGTTATACAGATTACCCTAATGCCACTAAATAA
- a CDS encoding NAD-dependent succinate-semialdehyde dehydrogenase gives MNTETKKDTFTTTNPADGSTLATYNYMSDETVDKKIEASHEAFLDWRHRSFEDRGKIIQSIGEELQHYKTELAELMTDEMGKLLSQSKQEIDICTAVCDFAATQAETELKTEYRELANGAKGRISYAPIGIIYGIQPWNYPSYQVIRYAITNLMAGNSVLLKHASNVTGTAKLLESVFKAAGLPDGLFTVLVINHEQSDAIIKHKLVRGVTLTGSPEAGKIIGEKAGSQLKKSVLELGSNDAYLILEDADIELAVKESVKGRIYNNGETCIAAKRFIAVDAVYDAFKEAFVKAMSELKTGNPKAEDTDLGPMARADLREKLHEQLTESVSKGATILCGGELMTGDGYYYPATVLEHVKQGQPAYDDELFGPIASLIRAKDDEDAMRIANDSRFGLGGGIFSKNVDRAVNLAEKYFDTGMIFINSFGLADPQMPFGGVKDSGFGREHGGFGLKEFVNIKAVTIAKN, from the coding sequence ATGAATACGGAAACAAAAAAAGATACATTTACAACCACTAATCCAGCTGATGGAAGTACACTCGCTACTTATAATTATATGAGTGACGAAACTGTTGATAAAAAAATTGAAGCTTCACATGAAGCTTTTTTAGATTGGAGACATCGCTCGTTTGAAGACCGCGGAAAAATTATACAATCTATAGGTGAAGAGTTACAACATTATAAAACAGAATTGGCTGAATTGATGACCGATGAAATGGGAAAACTGCTTAGCCAAAGTAAACAAGAAATTGATATTTGTACTGCTGTTTGTGATTTTGCTGCAACTCAAGCAGAAACTGAACTAAAAACAGAGTATCGAGAATTAGCTAATGGTGCTAAAGGTCGGATTAGCTACGCACCAATTGGAATTATTTATGGTATTCAACCCTGGAATTATCCATCATACCAAGTCATTCGCTATGCAATTACCAACTTAATGGCTGGTAACAGCGTATTATTAAAACACGCCTCTAATGTTACTGGTACGGCAAAATTATTAGAATCTGTTTTTAAAGCTGCGGGGTTACCTGACGGTTTATTTACTGTTTTAGTTATTAATCACGAACAGTCTGATGCGATTATTAAACACAAATTAGTCCGTGGTGTTACGCTAACAGGAAGTCCTGAAGCAGGAAAAATTATTGGAGAAAAGGCGGGATCTCAATTAAAAAAATCTGTTTTAGAATTGGGAAGTAATGATGCCTATTTGATTCTTGAAGATGCAGATATTGAACTTGCTGTTAAAGAGTCTGTAAAAGGACGTATATATAATAACGGAGAAACGTGTATTGCTGCAAAACGTTTTATAGCTGTAGATGCTGTTTATGATGCTTTTAAAGAAGCTTTCGTAAAAGCGATGTCTGAACTAAAAACTGGAAACCCTAAAGCGGAGGATACCGATTTAGGACCAATGGCTAGAGCCGATTTAAGAGAAAAATTACACGAGCAACTTACCGAAAGTGTTTCTAAAGGGGCCACTATTTTGTGCGGTGGCGAACTTATGACTGGAGATGGTTATTATTATCCAGCTACAGTTTTAGAGCATGTTAAACAAGGACAGCCTGCATACGACGATGAATTGTTTGGACCAATTGCTTCATTAATTAGAGCGAAAGATGATGAAGATGCTATGCGTATAGCAAACGATAGCCGTTTTGGACTTGGAGGCGGAATCTTTTCTAAAAATGTAGATAGAGCTGTTAATCTTGCAGAAAAATATTTCGATACAGGAATGATATTTATTAACTCCTTTGGTTTAGCCGATCCGCAAATGCCATTTGGTGGGGTAAAAGATTCTGGATTTGGACGCGAACATGGTGGTTTCGGTTTAAAAGAATTTGTTAATATTAAAGCCGTTACTATAGCTAAAAACTAA
- a CDS encoding TetR/AcrR family transcriptional regulator, giving the protein MIDLLSTFQIEIPKGIYLKDPESSALGKRIIESSIVLINEYGFEDFNFKKLGEVIQSNESSIYRYFESKHKLLVYLTSWYWSWIECQLIIETYSNNDAKDKLKKAIHVVTRTAELDHKYGHIDEVFLNKIIIHENSKSYLTKNVDSDNKDGAFMPYKRVIQRLSEIISEYDKHYSYALSLASTIVEGALHQHFIKDHFKSITNCDDNNSPSDFYIDLTLKTLVNGK; this is encoded by the coding sequence ATGATTGATTTACTTTCAACTTTCCAAATCGAAATTCCAAAAGGGATTTACCTTAAAGATCCAGAATCTTCCGCATTAGGAAAACGTATTATTGAAAGCAGTATAGTCCTTATAAACGAATACGGATTTGAGGATTTTAACTTTAAAAAATTAGGAGAAGTTATACAATCTAACGAGAGTTCAATTTATCGTTATTTTGAGAGTAAACATAAATTATTAGTTTACCTTACATCTTGGTATTGGAGTTGGATAGAATGCCAATTAATTATTGAAACTTATAGTAATAACGATGCTAAAGATAAATTAAAAAAAGCCATACATGTAGTCACTAGAACAGCCGAATTAGATCATAAATACGGACATATAGATGAGGTTTTTTTAAATAAAATTATTATTCATGAAAATTCTAAATCGTATTTAACTAAAAATGTAGATTCAGATAATAAAGATGGTGCTTTTATGCCTTACAAACGTGTAATTCAACGGTTATCAGAAATCATTTCAGAATATGACAAACACTATTCTTATGCCTTAAGTCTTGCAAGTACCATTGTAGAAGGTGCTTTGCATCAGCATTTCATTAAAGACCATTTTAAGTCTATTACAAATTGTGATGACAATAATTCCCCTTCAGATTTTTATATCGATTTAACATTAAAAACATTAGTTAATGGAAAGTAA
- a CDS encoding Crp/Fnr family transcriptional regulator, with product MHTAIAEHVKNLVAPDPEALELFLSALNEISVSKGQFLLKPGTKVKHEYFVVKGCLKAYYLDAKGSKHILQFAIENWWIGDFNAFYNKMSSNLYIEAIENADLLSIHYDKLQTIYKEAPIFERYFRVLITKAFISQQKRILSSQEKNTKDRYLEFCSSYPNIEHRVANYDIANYLGVTPENLSRVRKTLKG from the coding sequence ATGCATACAGCCATTGCAGAACATGTTAAAAACCTAGTTGCTCCAGATCCGGAAGCACTAGAATTATTCCTTTCTGCATTAAATGAAATATCGGTATCCAAAGGACAGTTTTTACTTAAGCCTGGTACTAAAGTAAAGCATGAGTATTTTGTTGTAAAAGGCTGTTTAAAAGCCTATTATTTAGATGCAAAAGGGAGTAAGCATATTCTTCAATTTGCGATAGAAAATTGGTGGATAGGAGATTTTAATGCCTTTTATAACAAAATGTCTTCAAATTTATATATTGAAGCTATTGAAAATGCAGACTTACTCTCCATTCATTACGATAAACTTCAGACCATTTATAAAGAAGCCCCAATATTTGAGCGTTATTTTAGAGTTTTAATTACCAAAGCATTTATTTCTCAACAGAAAAGAATATTATCATCTCAAGAAAAGAATACTAAAGATCGCTACCTTGAATTTTGTAGCTCTTATCCAAATATCGAGCATCGTGTTGCAAATTACGATATTGCAAATTATTTGGGTGTTACTCCAGAAAACTTAAGTCGTGTACGTAAAACTTTAAAGGGTTAA
- a CDS encoding TolC family protein, whose product MQKLLICISILFINTMYAQETDSILSLEEYLGYVKNYHPVVKQAHLMTTEGEAKLLKARGAFDPKLSVDYSRKKFKGTEYYDKLNTAFKIPTWYGIELSAKYENNEGYYLNPEYNTPEDGLYSAGISLNLAQGLLTNKRMATLKQAKLYTKQVEAKRQLMVNEFLYEAITTYFNWLKNYQAKQVYADYVVNAENRLSNVKKSFFAGEYPAVDTLEASINYKTRLVDYEKAQIGYLKSTLEVSNYLWLENNIPLEIKDSIVPDVSTIDVIDVVLNSSILNSTDEMIENHPKLQELQTKEDILTVDRNLKKNNLLPVVNLEYNFLSSEYEHLDAFNTANYKSGLKVVFPLFLRKERGDLALSNMKLQDIAYDISVTKVTLKNKIEATIQDIASYRRQYDILMDLVVDYKQIVKSEERKFSLGEGSLFLVNYREAKLIETQLKQIDSEYQVFHKKSDLLRVLNTL is encoded by the coding sequence ATGCAAAAACTATTAATTTGTATTAGTATACTCTTTATAAATACTATGTATGCTCAGGAAACCGATAGTATACTATCCTTAGAAGAATACCTTGGATATGTAAAAAACTATCATCCTGTAGTTAAACAAGCACATTTAATGACCACCGAAGGTGAAGCTAAATTGCTAAAAGCTAGAGGAGCATTCGACCCAAAACTTTCTGTAGATTATAGCAGAAAGAAATTTAAAGGTACCGAATATTACGATAAGCTTAATACCGCTTTTAAAATTCCAACCTGGTATGGTATTGAATTAAGTGCTAAATATGAAAATAATGAAGGATATTATTTAAACCCAGAATATAACACTCCGGAAGATGGTTTATATAGCGCTGGTATTTCTTTAAACTTGGCACAAGGCTTACTTACCAATAAGCGAATGGCTACGTTAAAACAAGCTAAATTATACACCAAACAAGTTGAAGCCAAGCGTCAGTTAATGGTTAATGAGTTTTTATACGAAGCAATAACAACTTATTTTAACTGGCTTAAAAATTATCAAGCAAAACAAGTTTATGCAGATTATGTAGTTAATGCAGAAAACCGATTAAGTAATGTTAAAAAAAGTTTCTTTGCTGGAGAATATCCTGCAGTAGATACTTTAGAAGCAAGTATAAATTATAAAACTCGTTTAGTAGATTACGAAAAAGCCCAAATAGGCTATTTAAAATCAACTTTAGAAGTTTCCAATTACTTATGGTTAGAAAATAATATTCCTTTAGAAATTAAAGATTCTATTGTTCCAGATGTTTCCACAATTGATGTGATAGATGTCGTATTAAATAGCTCTATTTTAAACAGTACAGACGAGATGATAGAGAATCATCCCAAACTACAAGAGTTACAAACTAAAGAAGATATATTAACTGTAGACCGAAATTTAAAAAAGAATAATTTATTACCCGTTGTAAACTTAGAGTATAATTTTTTATCGTCGGAATACGAACATTTAGATGCGTTTAATACGGCAAATTATAAAAGTGGTTTAAAGGTTGTATTTCCCTTATTTTTAAGAAAAGAACGTGGTGATTTGGCTTTATCAAATATGAAATTACAAGATATTGCTTATGATATTTCGGTCACTAAAGTGACTTTAAAAAACAAAATTGAAGCAACCATTCAAGACATTGCTTCTTACAGAAGACAATATGATATTCTGATGGATTTGGTTGTAGATTATAAGCAGATTGTTAAGAGCGAAGAGCGAAAGTTTAGTTTGGGTGAAGGTTCACTATTTTTAGTTAATTATAGAGAAGCAAAATTAATAGAAACACAACTAAAACAAATAGATTCTGAGTATCAGGTCTTTCATAAAAAGTCAGACTTGTTAAGAGTTTTAAACACACTTTAA